The DNA sequence GGTAGCCGACGGCGTTGATGGTCTCGATGTCGTACGTCGCGCCCACCGTACGGATGTACGGACTGCCCAGCAGGGAGGCGGACCAGGCCTGCGGGATGACCAGCCCCTTGTCCTGGCCGTCGATCCGCTGCTTGACGGCGGAGACGAACGGGGAGCCGATGAACTGGGCGAAGCCCAGCACGGAGGGCTCCAACTCTGTGTAGGAGGCGAGGGCCTTCTGCGGGTCGTAGCCGTGGTCGCGCACCGTCAGTTCGATGGTGCGGCCGCAGATGCCGCCCGCCGCGTTGGTCTGCTTGACCCACAGCTGCTGGGCCTGGGTGACGCTCTTGCCGAGGGAGGCGTAGACGCCGGTCATGTCGGTGAGCGCGCCAAGCTTGATGGAGGTGTCGCTCACCCCCGCTCCGGCCTTGACCCCGCCCGCGGCGGGCTTTTCCCCGTCCGTGCCCCCGGCGGGTTTGGCCTTGCTGCTGCACCCGGCGGCGCCGGTCAGGACGAGTGCGACTGCCAGAACCGCGGCCGCGTGCCTTCTTCTGTTCACGTTCGCTCCTTCGAGGGTGTGGTGCGGGTCCGGATGATCCGGGTGATGCCGGTGAGGCCGCCGGGCAGGAACAGGACGGCCACGACGACGGCGGCTCCGTAGAGGTAGCGGGAGGCCTCGCCCGGCGAGACCCCGCCCGTCCCGGGTGCGGACACCAGGGGGAGGGCGTCGCTGTAGTGGGTGAGGAGTTGGGGCAGCAGGGAGACGAAGACGGCGCCGATGACCGCGCCCGAGACGGTGCCCAGGCCGCCGATCACGATCATGGCGAGGAACTCCAGGGACAGCACCATGCCGAAGTAATCGGGCACGGTGCGCTGGAAGACCAGGGCGAGCAGTACGCCGGCGAGCCCCGCGTACATGGACGACAGTACGAAGACGGCGGCCCGGTACCGGGCGACCGGCACTCCCATCACCCCCGCGGCGATGCTGTGGTCGCGCAGGGCGTTCATGGCCCTGCCGGGCCGGCCCCGCAGGACCCCTCGGGCGAACAGGGCGCCGGCGAGGAGGGCCGCGAGGGCGACGTACCAGAGCTTCTCGGCGGAGTGGAAGGGCACGGCGGCGACGACGGTCTCGGTGTCGTCGAAGGTGAGCCCGAAGAGGGACAGGGGCTCCACGGCGCGGCCGTTGAAACCGCCGGTGAGGCTGGTGGCGTTGAACAGCAGGTGCTGGCCGATGAAGATCAGCGCGAGCGTGGCGATGCCGAGGTACGCGCCGCGCAGCCGGCCGGCGATCGGGCTGAAGAGGCCGCCCGCCGCCCCCGCGAGGGCCACGGCCAGCACGGCGGCCAGCCAGCTCGGCAAGCCGAGCCCGACCAGGGTGTGGCCGCCCGTCGTACTGCCGTCCCCGGCGAGCGCGCAGTACCCGTACGCGCCGACGGCGAGGAAGAAGGCGTGGCCCATGGAGAGCTGGCCGGTGGCTCCGGTGAGCAGGTTGAGCCCGATGGCCCCGATGGCGGCGGCGATGGCGAACAGCCCGGCCTGCAGCCAGAACCGGTCGAGGTAGAACGGCAGCACGAGGAGGACCAGGCCGGCGGCGGCCACCGCCGCGTTCCGGGCGCTGAGCGGCCGCGGCCGGGTGGCCGCCACGGGGGCGACGGCCTCGGGTTGCAGCACGGGGCTGCGGGTGTCAGACACGGGCGAGCTCCTTCGTGCCGAAGAGTCCGGCGGGACGGATCAGCAGGACCGCGACCATCACCAGGTACGGGGCCAGGTCGCCGATTCCCCGGCCGAGGAAGGCCAACTGGCCCTGGTAGCCGGTGGCCAGCGCCTCGGTGACGCCCACGATCAGGCCGCCGGCCAGTGCGCCGGAGGTGGAGTCGAGACCGCCGAGGATCGCGGCCGGGAAGGCCTTCAGGGCGGCGAGGGAGGTGGCCCGCTCCAGGCCGGGCGTGGGGAAGACGGTCAGGAAGAGCGCGGCGACGGCGGCCAGTGCCCCGGCCACGGCCCACGCCGCGAGCGAGACGCGGCCCAGCCGTACGCCCATCAGCGCGGCCGTCTCCGGCTGCTCGGCGGCGGCGCGCATGGCCACGCCCCAGGAGGTGTGCCGGAACACGAGCAGGAACACGGTGATCAGCAGCCCGGCGGCGAGGATGGCCGCGATCCGGGTCTGGGGCACGACGACCGGTCCGAGGTGGACGACG is a window from the Streptomyces sp. NBC_01244 genome containing:
- a CDS encoding branched-chain amino acid ABC transporter permease, whose protein sequence is MSDTRSPVLQPEAVAPVAATRPRPLSARNAAVAAAGLVLLVLPFYLDRFWLQAGLFAIAAAIGAIGLNLLTGATGQLSMGHAFFLAVGAYGYCALAGDGSTTGGHTLVGLGLPSWLAAVLAVALAGAAGGLFSPIAGRLRGAYLGIATLALIFIGQHLLFNATSLTGGFNGRAVEPLSLFGLTFDDTETVVAAVPFHSAEKLWYVALAALLAGALFARGVLRGRPGRAMNALRDHSIAAGVMGVPVARYRAAVFVLSSMYAGLAGVLLALVFQRTVPDYFGMVLSLEFLAMIVIGGLGTVSGAVIGAVFVSLLPQLLTHYSDALPLVSAPGTGGVSPGEASRYLYGAAVVVAVLFLPGGLTGITRIIRTRTTPSKERT
- a CDS encoding branched-chain amino acid ABC transporter permease translates to MTTFLELLLGGLSMGSVYALIALGFVVIFKATEVVNFAHASLLLAGGYVTATLHEELGFWGALLAGTLAAAAVGAAIEFLVMRRYRGQDQSVLAIVTIGVDILLITDLTRRIGTDVLSLGDPWGDRVVHLGPVVVPQTRIAAILAAGLLITVFLLVFRHTSWGVAMRAAAEQPETAALMGVRLGRVSLAAWAVAGALAAVAALFLTVFPTPGLERATSLAALKAFPAAILGGLDSTSGALAGGLIVGVTEALATGYQGQLAFLGRGIGDLAPYLVMVAVLLIRPAGLFGTKELARV